In Enterobacter sp. 638, a single window of DNA contains:
- a CDS encoding ABC transporter ATP-binding protein, with protein sequence MSITAENITWKVGKKVIVNNVSLKVSRGQTVGLLGPNGSGKSSLLRVLAGLRRPHSGCVTLDDKNISQIAKKQLARRVAFVEQHGMTEANMRVRDVVKLGRIPHHSPFSNWGAQDDETVTAALERVDMLKKSEQGWQSLSGGERQRVHIARALAQTPTEILLDEPTNHLDIHHQIQLMKLISELPVTSIVAIHDLNHASMFCDALIVMQNGEIVASGTPDEILTETLLWDVFRVETKIEISPFHGKKHIHYIA encoded by the coding sequence ATGAGCATCACTGCCGAAAATATTACCTGGAAGGTGGGTAAAAAAGTTATCGTCAACAATGTCTCACTGAAGGTTTCTCGTGGGCAAACGGTAGGGCTACTTGGCCCAAACGGTTCAGGTAAATCCTCTTTGCTGCGCGTTCTGGCAGGCTTGCGCCGGCCCCATTCGGGCTGCGTCACGCTGGACGATAAAAACATCAGCCAGATCGCTAAAAAACAGCTGGCACGCCGGGTGGCCTTTGTTGAACAGCACGGCATGACAGAAGCGAATATGCGCGTTCGTGACGTGGTAAAACTCGGCCGAATCCCCCATCATTCGCCTTTTTCGAACTGGGGTGCGCAGGACGATGAAACCGTCACCGCTGCGCTGGAACGTGTGGATATGCTCAAAAAGAGCGAGCAAGGCTGGCAAAGTTTGTCCGGCGGTGAACGCCAGCGCGTGCACATTGCTCGCGCGCTTGCGCAGACGCCAACCGAGATCCTGCTTGATGAACCCACGAACCATCTGGATATTCATCATCAAATACAGCTGATGAAACTCATCAGCGAATTACCCGTCACCAGTATTGTGGCCATCCACGATCTCAACCATGCGTCGATGTTCTGCGACGCACTCATCGTGATGCAAAATGGGGAAATTGTTGCCTCGGGAACACCCGATGAGATCCTGACTGAAACGCTGTTGTGGGATGTCTTTCGGGTCGAAACGAAAATCGAAATTTCACCGTTTCATGGCAAAAAACACATCCACTACATCGCTTAA
- a CDS encoding MFS transporter has product MPLFRPATQVWPPVLLGSQFVFNIGFYAVVPFLAIFLREDMMLSGGLIGLILGLRTFSQQGMFIVGGALSDRFGARIVILAGCLIRVSGYLLLAFGQSLWPIILGACLTGIGGALFSPSIEALLAKAGTQSEAQGKRSRAEWFALFAVCGELGAVLGPVVGALMTGLGFRQIALAGAGVFVVALIVLFFALPSAPAKKQTLEMTPWWTTFRQPRFVAFIIAYSSWLLSYNQLYLALPVEIQRAGGSEKDLGPLFMLASILIIAFQLPLARFARRVGPTRILPFGFIFVSASFVSVALFAATVPPAGWLRLVPSACFVTLLTLGQMLLVPAAKDLIPWFADETTLGAHYGALATAGGCAVLAGNFLFGGQLDHALVPSKEAIFPWLQLAFFPLCSAIAMVIICRPMQGAHARKA; this is encoded by the coding sequence TTGCCTCTCTTTCGGCCAGCTACGCAAGTCTGGCCGCCTGTTTTACTGGGCAGCCAGTTTGTTTTCAACATCGGTTTTTATGCCGTCGTTCCCTTTCTTGCGATCTTTTTGCGCGAAGACATGATGCTCTCTGGCGGGCTGATTGGGCTGATCCTTGGGCTGCGGACCTTTTCCCAGCAAGGAATGTTTATCGTCGGCGGTGCGCTTTCAGACCGATTTGGCGCGCGTATCGTGATCCTGGCCGGCTGCCTTATTCGCGTGTCGGGTTATTTGCTGCTGGCGTTTGGGCAATCGCTTTGGCCGATTATATTGGGAGCCTGTCTGACCGGAATCGGCGGGGCGCTGTTTTCCCCCTCCATTGAAGCATTGCTGGCGAAAGCCGGAACACAAAGCGAGGCGCAGGGCAAACGCAGTCGCGCGGAGTGGTTTGCCCTGTTTGCCGTGTGTGGTGAACTGGGGGCCGTGCTTGGGCCGGTTGTCGGGGCACTCATGACAGGGCTTGGTTTCCGCCAGATCGCACTGGCTGGTGCAGGTGTTTTTGTTGTGGCGTTGATCGTCCTGTTTTTCGCGTTGCCTTCAGCTCCAGCAAAAAAGCAAACACTTGAAATGACACCCTGGTGGACCACCTTTCGTCAGCCGCGATTTGTCGCTTTCATTATCGCCTACAGCTCATGGTTACTGAGTTACAACCAACTTTATCTGGCGCTGCCCGTGGAAATTCAACGTGCAGGCGGTAGCGAAAAAGATCTGGGACCGCTATTTATGCTGGCCTCGATATTGATTATTGCTTTTCAACTGCCGCTGGCACGTTTTGCGCGTCGTGTGGGTCCCACCAGGATCCTTCCGTTTGGGTTCATCTTCGTCTCAGCCTCCTTTGTCAGCGTTGCCCTTTTCGCGGCAACGGTCCCGCCTGCGGGGTGGCTCCGACTTGTGCCGTCCGCCTGTTTTGTCACGCTGTTAACGCTGGGGCAGATGCTGCTGGTGCCTGCCGCCAAAGATCTTATCCCCTGGTTTGCTGATGAGACAACGCTTGGCGCACATTATGGCGCACTGGCGACGGCAGGGGGTTGCGCTGTGCTGGCGGGGAATTTCCTTTTCGGCGGTCAACTCGATCATGCGTTAGTGCCATCGAAAGAAGCGATTTTTCCCTGGTTGCAGTTAGCCTTTTTCCCGCTGTGTAGTGCGATAGCGATGGTGATCATTTGCCGCCCGATGCAAGGCGCGCACGCTCGCAAAGCTTAA
- a CDS encoding protein-L-isoaspartate(D-aspartate) O-methyltransferase — translation MVSQRVQALLNQLRTQGIADERVLEAIAQVPREKFVDEAFEHKAWENVALPIGQGQTISQPYMVARMTELLELTPESRVLEIGTGSGYQTAILAHLVHHVCSVERIKGLQWHARRRLKQLDLHNVSTRHGDGWLGWQARAPFDAIIVTAAPLEIPAALLSQLDNGGILVLPVGDEHQLLKRVRRRDGEFIIDTVEAVRFVPLVKGELA, via the coding sequence ATGGTAAGTCAACGTGTACAAGCACTTCTGAATCAATTGCGCACCCAGGGCATCGCCGACGAGCGTGTGCTGGAGGCTATCGCGCAGGTACCGCGCGAGAAATTTGTGGATGAGGCGTTTGAACACAAAGCGTGGGAAAACGTGGCCTTACCCATAGGACAGGGGCAGACAATTTCTCAGCCCTATATGGTCGCGCGCATGACGGAATTACTGGAGCTGACACCGGAGTCTCGCGTTCTCGAAATTGGAACGGGATCGGGCTATCAGACGGCGATTCTGGCGCATCTCGTTCATCATGTCTGCTCTGTTGAAAGAATCAAAGGCTTGCAATGGCATGCGCGCCGTCGTCTTAAACAGCTTGATTTACATAATGTTTCAACACGTCACGGTGACGGGTGGCTGGGGTGGCAAGCTCGCGCTCCGTTTGACGCTATTATCGTGACGGCAGCACCGCTTGAAATCCCCGCTGCGCTCTTGTCGCAGCTGGATAATGGCGGCATTCTCGTGTTACCCGTGGGCGATGAACATCAGCTGTTAAAACGTGTTCGTCGGCGGGATGGCGAGTTTATCATCGATACTGTAGAAGCCGTGCGTTTTGTGCCTCTCGTGAAGGGAGAGCTGGCCTGA
- the mutS gene encoding DNA mismatch repair protein MutS, which translates to MSTIENLTAHTPMMQQYLKLKAQHPEILLFYRMGDFYELFYDDAKRASQLLDISLTKRGASAGEPIPMAGIPHHAVENYLAKLVNQGESVAICEQIGDPATSKGPVERKVVRIVTPGTISDEALLQERQDNLLAAIWQDSKGYGYAALDISSGRFRLSEPADRETMAAELQRTNPAELLYAEDFAEMALIDGRRGLRRRPLWEFEIDTARQQLNLQFGTRDLIGFGVENAPRGLCAAGCLLQYVKDTQRTTLPHIRSITMERQQDSIIMDAATRRNLEITQNLAGGVENTLAAVLDSTVTPMGSRMLKRWLHMPVRDTNVLVSRQQTIGALQDRFTELQPVLRQVGDLERILARLALRTARPRDLARMRHAFQQLPTLRAQLAEVNSTPVQKLRETMGEFTELCELLERAVVEAPPVLVRDGGVIAPGYHEELDEWRALADGATDYLDKLEIRERERLGLDTLKVGYNAIHGYYIQISRGQSHHAPIHYVRRQTLKNAERYIIPELKEYEDKVLTSKGKALALEKQLYEELFDMLMPHLADLQASASALAELDVLINLAERADTLNYACPTFIDKPGIRITEGRHPVVEQVLREPFIANPLNLSPQRRMLIITGPNMGGKSTYMRQTALIALLAYIGSYVPAQKVEIGPIDRIFTRVGAADDLASGRSTFMVEMTETANILHNATENSLVLMDEIGRGTSTYDGLSLAWACAESLANKIKALTLFATHYFELTQLPEKMEGVANVHLDALEHGDTIAFMHTVQDGAASKSYGLAVAALAGVPKEVIKRARQKLRELESLSPNAAATQVDGSQMSLLMPAEETSPAMEALENLDPDSLTPRQALEWIYRLKNLV; encoded by the coding sequence ATGAGCACAATCGAAAATTTGACCGCGCATACGCCAATGATGCAGCAGTATCTGAAACTCAAAGCTCAGCATCCTGAAATCCTGCTTTTTTATCGTATGGGGGATTTTTACGAGCTTTTCTATGACGATGCAAAACGCGCGTCACAACTGCTCGACATCTCGCTGACCAAGCGTGGCGCATCGGCGGGTGAACCGATTCCGATGGCGGGCATTCCGCATCATGCTGTAGAAAACTACCTGGCGAAGCTCGTTAACCAAGGCGAGTCCGTAGCAATTTGCGAACAGATTGGCGATCCGGCCACGTCAAAAGGTCCGGTGGAACGTAAAGTGGTTCGCATCGTCACACCTGGTACTATTAGTGACGAAGCGCTGTTGCAGGAGCGTCAGGATAACCTGCTGGCCGCGATCTGGCAGGACAGTAAAGGTTACGGTTATGCCGCGCTGGATATTAGCTCCGGTCGTTTTCGCTTGAGTGAACCCGCCGATCGCGAAACCATGGCGGCGGAATTACAACGGACTAATCCAGCCGAACTGCTCTACGCCGAAGATTTTGCAGAGATGGCACTGATTGATGGCCGTCGAGGCCTGCGTCGCCGTCCGTTATGGGAATTTGAAATTGATACCGCACGTCAGCAGTTAAACCTGCAGTTTGGTACGCGGGATCTGATTGGCTTTGGCGTTGAGAATGCGCCGCGTGGTCTGTGCGCCGCAGGCTGTCTGTTGCAATACGTAAAAGATACGCAGCGCACCACCCTGCCCCATATCCGATCGATTACGATGGAACGCCAGCAGGACAGCATCATCATGGATGCGGCAACACGTCGTAATCTCGAAATCACGCAGAATCTCGCCGGTGGCGTGGAAAACACCCTCGCCGCCGTGCTCGACAGTACCGTCACACCAATGGGTAGCCGGATGCTCAAGCGCTGGCTGCATATGCCCGTGCGTGACACAAACGTGCTGGTCAGTCGTCAGCAAACCATCGGTGCGTTACAGGATCGCTTTACAGAGCTCCAACCCGTTCTGCGCCAGGTAGGCGATTTAGAACGTATTCTTGCCCGTCTCGCATTGCGCACCGCGCGACCACGCGATCTGGCCCGCATGCGTCATGCCTTCCAGCAGCTTCCCACGTTACGTGCACAACTGGCTGAAGTGAACAGCACTCCCGTACAAAAACTGCGCGAAACGATGGGTGAATTCACCGAGCTGTGCGAATTACTGGAACGCGCGGTCGTGGAAGCTCCCCCGGTTCTGGTTCGCGATGGCGGGGTCATTGCTCCTGGCTATCACGAGGAACTCGATGAATGGCGTGCTCTGGCTGATGGTGCAACGGATTATCTCGATAAGCTGGAAATCCGCGAGCGTGAGCGTTTGGGGCTTGATACGTTGAAAGTGGGCTACAACGCCATCCACGGCTATTACATTCAAATCAGCCGTGGTCAGAGCCACCATGCACCCATTCACTATGTCCGTCGGCAGACCCTCAAGAACGCCGAGCGTTACATCATTCCTGAACTGAAAGAGTATGAGGACAAAGTTCTCACCTCCAAAGGGAAAGCGCTGGCGCTTGAAAAACAGCTTTATGAAGAGCTGTTCGATATGCTGATGCCGCACCTCGCCGATTTACAGGCGAGCGCAAGCGCGTTGGCTGAGCTGGATGTGCTGATAAACCTGGCAGAACGCGCCGACACGCTAAATTACGCCTGCCCAACGTTTATTGATAAACCCGGCATTCGTATTACTGAGGGGCGCCATCCCGTTGTCGAGCAGGTATTACGCGAACCCTTTATTGCCAACCCGCTCAATCTTTCTCCGCAACGCCGTATGCTGATTATTACCGGTCCGAACATGGGCGGTAAAAGTACGTATATGCGACAGACTGCCTTGATTGCCCTGCTGGCATACATTGGTAGCTACGTTCCCGCGCAGAAAGTGGAAATCGGTCCTATCGATCGTATCTTCACCCGCGTGGGTGCTGCGGACGATCTGGCAAGCGGCCGCTCAACCTTTATGGTCGAAATGACCGAGACGGCGAATATTCTGCATAACGCGACAGAAAACAGTTTGGTGCTGATGGATGAGATTGGTCGCGGGACATCAACCTATGATGGACTTTCTCTGGCGTGGGCTTGCGCCGAAAGTCTGGCGAATAAGATCAAAGCGCTGACCCTTTTTGCGACGCATTATTTCGAGCTAACGCAACTACCCGAGAAAATGGAAGGTGTGGCGAACGTGCATCTGGATGCATTGGAGCACGGGGACACCATCGCGTTCATGCATACGGTTCAGGATGGCGCTGCGAGCAAGAGTTACGGCCTTGCCGTTGCTGCACTGGCCGGTGTGCCAAAAGAAGTGATAAAACGTGCGCGTCAGAAACTGCGGGAACTGGAAAGCTTATCGCCAAATGCGGCTGCCACTCAAGTAGATGGCTCGCAAATGTCGTTGCTGATGCCTGCAGAAGAGACTTCTCCTGCAATGGAAGCGCTCGAAAATCTCGATCCGGATTCCCTAACACCCCGTCAGGCGCTCGAGTGGATTTATCGTTTAAAGAATTTAGTGTAA
- the nlpD gene encoding murein hydrolase activator NlpD encodes MSAGSPKFTISRVAALSLVSLWLAGCTNSNNAPAPVSSVGGNSGSGSSSGGMLITPPPKMGTATTQQNPPIQPMQPPAAQPTQIQPVQQSVQTENGRIVYNRKYGNIPKGSYTGGSTYTVKRGDTLFYIAWITGNDFRDLAQRNSVQAPYGLEVGQTLQVGNATGTPLTPGNSVSAADVTAQNNSVKPAQNTSAVVASQPTITYSEDSGEQSANKMLPNNKASATVVTAPTTAPVVSSTVPTASSMTSSAPISTWRWPTDGKVFENFSSSEGGNKGIDIAGSKGQAITATADGRVVYAGNALRGYGNLIIIKHNDDYLSAYAHNDTMLVREQQEIKAGQKIATMGSTGTSSTRLHFEIRYKGKSVNPLQYLPQR; translated from the coding sequence ATGAGCGCGGGAAGCCCAAAATTCACCATCAGCCGTGTTGCGGCATTGTCACTGGTTTCGCTTTGGCTGGCGGGTTGTACGAATTCAAATAACGCCCCTGCTCCGGTGAGCTCTGTCGGTGGGAACAGCGGTTCCGGAAGTTCGTCCGGCGGAATGCTAATTACCCCCCCACCCAAAATGGGCACAGCAACAACACAACAAAATCCGCCAATTCAGCCGATGCAGCCTCCTGCTGCGCAGCCAACGCAGATTCAACCAGTGCAACAGTCTGTGCAGACCGAGAATGGCCGCATAGTCTATAACCGTAAGTATGGGAACATTCCTAAAGGAAGCTATACCGGCGGCAGCACTTATACCGTTAAACGTGGCGATACGCTTTTCTATATCGCGTGGATCACCGGGAACGATTTCCGTGACCTCGCGCAGCGAAATAGCGTGCAGGCCCCGTATGGTCTGGAAGTTGGGCAAACGCTTCAGGTCGGTAATGCGACCGGTACGCCATTGACGCCGGGCAACTCTGTATCTGCAGCGGATGTTACCGCTCAAAATAACAGCGTTAAACCTGCGCAAAATACAAGCGCAGTGGTTGCTTCGCAACCCACAATTACGTATTCTGAGGACTCAGGTGAACAGAGTGCTAACAAAATGTTGCCGAATAATAAGGCGTCTGCGACTGTCGTCACAGCACCGACTACGGCACCTGTGGTTAGCTCTACCGTACCGACTGCCAGCAGTATGACCTCCAGTGCGCCTATCTCCACTTGGCGCTGGCCAACTGACGGCAAAGTATTCGAGAACTTCTCTTCCTCCGAGGGGGGAAATAAAGGGATCGATATCGCAGGAAGTAAGGGACAGGCTATCACCGCGACCGCAGATGGACGCGTTGTATATGCCGGTAACGCTCTGCGCGGTTACGGTAATCTTATTATCATAAAACATAACGATGATTACCTGAGTGCCTACGCCCATAACGATACAATGCTGGTCCGGGAGCAACAAGAAATCAAGGCGGGGCAAAAAATCGCTACCATGGGTAGCACCGGAACCAGTTCTACACGCTTGCATTTTGAAATTCGTTACAAGGGGAAATCCGTAAACCCGCTGCAGTATTTGCCGCAGCGATAA
- a CDS encoding iron chelate uptake ABC transporter family permease subunit translates to MSSAVQQARQGVFLGTSCILSIALLILVIAVGVSVGELSIPLQTVFYAIGNKMGFTDVPLSRIFESVIWDFRLSRALVAACCGAGLAICGAVLQSLLKNALAEPYVLGVSAGASTGAVSVVVLGIGTGAVSLSAGAFAGAFAAFVFVAFLTNGARGGNERTILAGVAASQLFNAITAYTISTSASAQQARDVMFWLLGSFSGVRWPELQLVLIVVLTGLAICLYYSRALDAFTFGDDAAASLGIAVPWVRLILFTVTALITATIVSMAGSIGFVGLVVPHVMRYFFGPLHRTLLIASALAGAILMVLADIASRLLIAPQSLPVGVVTALVGVPFFALIIYRSRNK, encoded by the coding sequence ATGAGTTCAGCCGTTCAACAGGCACGGCAGGGGGTGTTTCTTGGCACATCCTGCATCCTTTCTATTGCCTTGCTTATTCTGGTGATCGCCGTTGGCGTCAGCGTGGGTGAGCTATCGATCCCGCTGCAAACCGTGTTCTACGCGATCGGCAATAAAATGGGATTCACCGATGTGCCGCTGAGTCGCATTTTTGAAAGTGTGATTTGGGACTTCCGCCTGAGCCGTGCGCTGGTTGCGGCCTGTTGCGGCGCAGGGTTGGCCATTTGTGGAGCGGTACTCCAGAGCCTGTTGAAAAATGCGCTCGCAGAACCCTATGTTCTTGGGGTCTCCGCGGGGGCCTCCACGGGCGCAGTGTCTGTTGTGGTATTAGGTATCGGAACGGGCGCCGTTTCGCTCTCCGCGGGCGCGTTCGCCGGTGCCTTTGCTGCTTTTGTGTTTGTCGCGTTTCTGACGAATGGCGCGCGTGGCGGTAACGAGCGTACTATCCTGGCGGGTGTTGCCGCCTCGCAGCTGTTTAATGCCATCACCGCCTACACCATCAGTACCTCCGCCAGCGCTCAGCAGGCCCGTGATGTGATGTTCTGGCTGCTGGGCAGTTTTAGCGGCGTCAGATGGCCTGAGCTCCAGCTGGTGCTGATTGTGGTACTGACCGGCCTGGCTATCTGTCTTTACTATTCCCGTGCGCTGGATGCCTTTACGTTTGGCGATGATGCCGCAGCGTCCCTTGGGATCGCCGTCCCTTGGGTGCGTTTGATTCTGTTCACCGTCACTGCGCTGATTACCGCAACCATTGTCAGCATGGCGGGCTCTATTGGATTTGTCGGCCTGGTCGTTCCGCATGTGATGCGCTATTTCTTTGGCCCGCTGCATCGCACGTTACTCATCGCCAGCGCCCTGGCGGGTGCCATTCTGATGGTGCTTGCCGATATTGCGTCTCGTCTGCTGATTGCACCGCAAAGCCTGCCGGTCGGCGTGGTCACCGCCCTGGTTGGCGTGCCGTTCTTTGCCCTTATTATCTATCGTTCAAGGAATAAGTGA
- a CDS encoding nitrous oxide-stimulated promoter family protein produces MSGKRISREKETISKMIALYETQCPQASRDPGHYQALNAYADKRLDKCVFGEEKPACKQCPVHCYQPAKREEMKQVMRWAGPRMLWRHPILTVRHLIDDRRPVPELPEKCRPNNKA; encoded by the coding sequence ATGTCAGGAAAACGTATCTCTCGAGAAAAAGAGACGATCAGCAAAATGATCGCGCTCTACGAAACACAGTGCCCTCAGGCATCTCGCGACCCTGGTCATTATCAGGCTTTGAACGCGTATGCAGATAAACGGCTGGATAAATGCGTATTCGGAGAAGAGAAACCAGCCTGTAAGCAGTGTCCTGTCCACTGCTACCAACCTGCAAAACGTGAAGAGATGAAACAGGTTATGCGCTGGGCCGGACCGCGCATGTTATGGCGTCACCCGATCCTCACTGTCCGTCATTTGATTGATGACCGCCGCCCGGTGCCGGAACTGCCCGAGAAATGCCGACCCAATAATAAGGCTTAA
- a CDS encoding ABC transporter substrate-binding protein, translating to MKKVLSALGLAFASVSCAYATTYPLTIENCGYTQTFTKAPERVVALGQNTVEILLLLGLQDKIAASAFWPTKVLPELAEKNAKIKLLTVEIPTLESVLAQNPDFVPAQLPLLLGPESKVAKREDLATVGVNSYVSPGMCATKKGVGDMYGSRQKLWDMTFLYQEIEDFAKIFNVEARGQAVIADFKKREADLRAEFGKNKKDLSFVFWFSSASPSADAYVGGKNGASGFIANVLGGHNAITSETEWPTVGWESIIAANPDVIVVSSLDRNRWVLDNAEEKIKFLKSDPAVSQLDAVKKGHIVVMDGQAMNPTIRTIYGAEQVGEQLRKMGLN from the coding sequence ATGAAAAAGGTCCTCAGCGCCTTAGGCCTGGCATTCGCTTCGGTTAGCTGTGCATATGCAACCACTTATCCTCTGACTATTGAGAATTGCGGGTACACCCAAACCTTCACCAAAGCCCCTGAGCGCGTTGTCGCGCTGGGTCAGAATACCGTCGAAATTTTACTGCTGTTGGGACTGCAGGATAAGATCGCTGCCAGCGCTTTTTGGCCAACCAAAGTGCTGCCGGAACTGGCTGAGAAAAATGCCAAAATCAAACTGCTGACGGTCGAAATCCCGACACTTGAGTCTGTTCTCGCCCAGAATCCTGATTTTGTTCCGGCACAGTTGCCGTTATTGCTGGGCCCTGAAAGCAAAGTGGCGAAACGAGAAGATCTCGCGACCGTTGGCGTTAACAGCTATGTTTCACCCGGCATGTGCGCCACCAAAAAGGGCGTTGGCGACATGTACGGTAGTCGTCAAAAACTCTGGGACATGACGTTCCTGTACCAGGAAATTGAAGATTTCGCTAAAATTTTCAACGTTGAAGCGCGCGGTCAGGCGGTGATTGCCGATTTCAAAAAACGCGAAGCCGATCTGCGTGCCGAATTTGGTAAAAACAAAAAAGACCTTTCATTTGTGTTCTGGTTCTCCAGCGCGTCCCCTTCTGCAGACGCCTACGTGGGCGGCAAAAATGGCGCATCCGGCTTTATCGCGAATGTGCTGGGCGGACACAACGCCATTACCTCTGAAACCGAATGGCCAACCGTGGGCTGGGAAAGCATCATCGCAGCAAACCCTGACGTCATCGTCGTCTCAAGCCTCGATCGTAACCGTTGGGTTCTGGATAACGCGGAAGAAAAAATCAAATTCCTGAAAAGCGATCCGGCTGTCAGTCAGCTTGATGCCGTCAAAAAAGGTCATATCGTGGTGATGGACGGTCAGGCCATGAACCCCACTATCCGTACCATTTACGGCGCAGAACAGGTTGGCGAACAGCTTAGAAAGATGGGGCTGAACTAA
- the rpoS gene encoding RNA polymerase sigma factor RpoS → MSQNTLKVHDLNEDAEFDENGTESFDEKVLVEEEPSDNDLAEEELLSQGATQRVLDATQLYLGEIGYSPLLTAEEEVYFARRALRGDVASRRRMIESNLRLVVKIARRYSNRGLALLDLIEEGNLGLIRAVEKFDPERGFRFSTYATWWIRQTIERAIMNQTRTIRLPIHIVKELNVYLRTARELSHKLDHEPSAEEIAEQLDKPVDDVSRMLRLNERITSVDTPLGGDSEKALLDILADEKDNGPEDTTQDDDMKQSIVKWLFELNAKQREVLARRFGLLGYEAATLEDVGREIGLTRERVRQIQVEGLRRLREILQGQGLNIEALFRE, encoded by the coding sequence ATGAGTCAGAATACGCTGAAAGTTCATGATTTAAATGAAGACGCGGAATTTGATGAGAACGGAACCGAGTCTTTTGATGAGAAAGTCTTAGTTGAAGAGGAACCCAGTGATAACGATTTAGCTGAAGAAGAGCTGTTATCGCAGGGCGCCACACAGCGTGTGCTTGACGCGACTCAGCTTTACCTTGGGGAGATTGGTTATTCCCCACTGCTAACAGCCGAAGAAGAAGTGTATTTCGCGCGTCGCGCACTGCGTGGAGATGTTGCCTCACGCCGTCGCATGATTGAAAGTAACTTGCGCCTGGTTGTGAAAATTGCCCGTCGTTATAGCAATCGTGGTCTGGCACTGCTGGATCTGATTGAAGAGGGTAACCTGGGCTTGATCCGCGCCGTTGAGAAGTTTGACCCAGAACGTGGGTTCCGGTTCTCAACTTACGCAACCTGGTGGATTCGTCAGACCATCGAACGGGCAATCATGAACCAAACCCGTACGATTCGTTTGCCGATTCACATCGTCAAAGAGTTGAACGTCTATCTGCGTACTGCGCGCGAGTTGTCCCATAAACTGGACCACGAGCCAAGTGCAGAAGAGATTGCCGAGCAACTCGATAAACCGGTTGATGACGTAAGCCGTATGCTGCGTCTCAATGAGCGCATTACCTCAGTCGACACTCCACTGGGTGGCGATTCCGAAAAAGCACTGCTGGACATCCTGGCTGATGAAAAAGACAACGGCCCGGAAGACACCACGCAAGATGATGATATGAAACAAAGTATCGTCAAATGGCTGTTCGAACTGAACGCCAAACAGCGTGAAGTGCTCGCACGTCGTTTCGGTCTGTTAGGGTATGAAGCTGCGACACTGGAAGATGTTGGCCGTGAGATTGGCCTGACGCGTGAACGTGTTCGTCAGATTCAGGTTGAAGGTTTGCGTCGCCTGCGTGAAATTCTGCAGGGGCAAGGACTGAATATCGAAGCGCTGTTCCGTGAGTAA
- a CDS encoding SymE family type I addiction module toxin, whose translation MSDITITPSQRHLKVGYFRKRHEDRNTKIPKRYSVHAALSLKGDWLEKAGFKTNSQVRVRVEHGKLLIELMEEDTA comes from the coding sequence ATGTCTGATATCACGATCACCCCGTCTCAACGCCATCTCAAAGTGGGCTACTTCAGAAAGCGCCATGAAGATCGTAATACCAAAATTCCCAAGCGCTACAGCGTTCACGCGGCACTGAGCCTAAAAGGCGACTGGCTCGAAAAAGCAGGGTTTAAAACAAATTCACAGGTCAGAGTGAGAGTCGAGCACGGAAAATTGCTCATTGAGTTGATGGAAGAAGACACAGCATAA